A genomic stretch from Megalobrama amblycephala isolate DHTTF-2021 linkage group LG22, ASM1881202v1, whole genome shotgun sequence includes:
- the arhgap29a gene encoding rho GTPase-activating protein 29 isoform X3 yields the protein MFATGMLQQSSGGLNKRSLGMARLPNSHFFPLSSGSGSWGLGRSAKSGSLSSVSSGSDSMDMAGADPDYIMQLVNEVRRFADVLLHLKEAFNTKDHQDCLHQVVHERLGELLRVLKSVISKHHSLNSVEILSAAGTLIAKVKGVNFKEVNEDNKQTLFSEIYTSIDTLAFTFGNVVSDFLMGDVENGSASGLPQARRSRSFENLTVESGGCGPEKDDPPGPSPPARVEEMDGALLRSDSGVESALLYAKAWSKYTKELLAWVDKRLNMDIECAKSYAKMAESAKALASQQEHMPFRDIYISAFKNDIEYSHLIMQTTAALQSNKFMQPLQARKNELDKLRKEVKEQWQREQKKMHEADSALKKARLLQAQRQEEYEKARCSTNRVEEEQIGTGKQLEKRRKLEEEALQKAEEAQEHYKHCITDVGVKRVDLANTKSEILTQIRELVFQCDLTLKAVTVNWFQMQQAQVVSLPVNFQSLCENAKLYEPGLCYTEFVKSLPSDRTRVDSFSFDISGTQNTGLPLSKRVMNSGHSSQVHLSQVSLTPGDFLSADDVESHVQARTGKMTDGRSNSTTDIQALRIQGPFRVWRTSSQGGGMCSDSESAGGSSESRSMDSPTASPGDFKRRLPRTPSTGTMSSADDLDEREPPSPSDNGLSEMVTEAASSPGPFRNTQMSKAAQTHKLRKLRAPSKCRECDSLVVFHGAECEECSLACHKKCLETLAIQCGHKKLQGKLHLFAIDFAQAARNSPDGIPFIIKKCTSEIENRALNIKGIYRVNGAKSRVEKLCQAFENGKDLVELSDLYPHDISNVLKLYLRQLPEPLILFRYYNDFIGLAKESQSIIVDEVEASRGSPTSDSPQISVELNRVLFKIKDLLRQLPPAHYKTLQFLIQHLHRVSERADENKMTASNLGIIFGPTLIKPRQADAEVSLSSLVDYPYQALIVELLIRHYEMIFDTPLSPLPPSSPVAESSPLPFKSRFTSQEKEQQLSRHSKSLVDIKEQQQPKAKTYKRHSSVIPSMHLMDEVKEVKIRSDKDFTAVGDTVDINRHLSSSVPEMRNSPGLSRRNHVSRVQLRPPRPKLASRPISMPAERLLNLAKVDECNVKNSVEQDDNHSRDPVIEEVSEEEKPKSRAGNHYRKSYIDTQTLRRTWDKQYKHHEITPKTFMITTTCPSDSGTNDANVHTSSLTSSSFSEHTKSASTALANRPYTIAVRPGRTLRREGNVSEYCPVPTAFRPPRTLQPPPGTFYKPPGSKTKSLTEVERKSSRAIANSTEEEEDDDDDDEEEEGFGVEVSVDEPEPDLDPEPSPELDARNTSPLPLPQSPSSSPEELGQNETKPVYQRLRSHRMQDLEHREAHFV from the exons ATCACCAGGACTGTCTGCACCAGGTTGTTCACGAGCGTCTGGGAGAGCTGTTGCGTGTGTTGAAATCTGTGATTTCTAAACACCACTCTCTGAATTCGGTGGAAATCCTCAGCGCAGCAGGGACCCTAATCGCAAAGGTCAAAG GTGTGAACTTCAAGGAAGTGAATGAAGACAATAAGCAGACGCTCTTTTCCGAGATCTACACTTCCATAGATACATTGGCCTTCACGTTTGGCAATGT AGTGTCTGACTTCCTTATGGGAGATGTAGAGAATGGCTCAGCCTCGGGGCTTCCTCAGGCCCGCAGGAGCAGG TCTTTTGAAAACCTGACGGTGGAGTCCGGAGGATGTGGACCGGAAAAAGATGACCCTCCAG GTCCCTCTCCGCCCGCGCGGGTGGAGGAGATGGATGGAGCTTTGCTCCGGAGTGACAGCGGGGTTGAGTCCGCCCTGCTCTATGCCAAAGCCTGGTCGAAATACACCAAGGAACTCCTGGCCTGGGTGGACAAACGTCTTAATATGG ACATTGAGTGTGCAAAGAGCTATGCTAAGATGGCTGAATCTGCAAAGGCGCTGGCGTCTCAACAG GAACACATGCCATTCCGGGATATTTACATCTCTGCCTTCAAGAATGATATTGAATACAGCCATTTGATCATGCAAACCACAGCTGCGCTACAGTCCAACAAATTCATGCAG CCTCTGCAAGCTCGAAAAAATGAGCTCGATAAGTTGAGGAAGGAGGTGAAGGAACAATGGCAGAGAGAGCAGAAGAAAATG CATGAAGCAGACAGTGCGCTGAAGAAGGCCCGGCTCCTGCAGGCTCAGAGGCAGGAAGAGTACGAGAAAGCCCGCTGCTCAACCAATCGAGTGGAGGAGGAACAGATCGGAACAGGAAAACAGCTGGAGAAGAGACGCAAACTAGAGGAGGAGGCTCTGCAGAAG GCAGAGGAAGCCCAAGAACATTACAAGCATTGCATTACAGATGTCGGGGTGAAGAGAGTGGACCTGGCCAACACCAAGAGCGAGATTCTTACTCAGATACGAGAGCTTGTGTTTCAGTGCGACCTGACCCTGAAAGCA GTGACGGTGAACTGGTTTCAGATGCAGCAGGCCCAGGTGGTGTCCCTTCCTGTGAACTTCCAGTCACTATGCGAGAACGCTAAACTGTACGAGCCGGGTCTGTGTTACACTGAATTTGTGAAGAGTCTGCCTTCAGACAGGACCAGAGTGGATTCATTCTCCTTTGACATCTCTGGGACACAGAACACAGG GTTGCCCCTCTCAAAGCGAGTGATGAATAGCGGTCATTCATCCCAAGTTCACTTGTCCCAGGTGTCTCTCACACCTGGAGACTTCCTGAGTGCCGACGACGTGGAGAGTCACGTCCAAGCACGCACTGGAAAGATGACGGATGGACGCTCCAACAGCACTACAGATATTCAAG CTCTGAGGATCCAGGGTCCGTTCCGGGTCTGGAGGACCAGCAGTCAGGGTGGAGGCATGTGCAGTGACTCTGAGAGCGCTGGAGGAAGCAGCGAATCTCGCTCTATGGACTCTCCTACAGCAAGCCCAG GTGATTTTAAGAGAAGGCTTCCCAGAACCCCATCCACCGGCACCATGTCTTCAGCAGATGATCTGGATGAGAGAGAACCGCCATCTCCTTCAGATAATG GCTTGAGTGAAATGGTTACGGAGGCAGCCAGCTCTCCTGGGCCTTTTCGCAACACGCAGATGTCTAAAGCGGCACAGACGCACAAGCTGAGGAAGCTCCGTGCTCCATCGAAGTGCCGGGAGTGTGATAGTCTTGTAGTATTTCATGGTGCTGAATGCGAGGAG TGTTCTCTCGCTTGTCATAAGAAGTGTTTGGAGACTCTAGCCATCCAGTGTGGGCATAAGAAGCTACAGGGAAAACTCCATCTCTTTGCTATCGACTTTGCTCAGGCAGCCAGGAACAGTCCAGATGGAATCCCCTTCATCATCAAAAAATGCACCTCAGAGATCGAAAACAGGGCTCTTAATATCAAG ggaATTTATCGTGTTAACGGTGCCAAATCACGGGTGGAGAAGCTTTGTCAGGCCTTTGAGAACGGGAAAGATCTGGTAGAGCTTTCGGATCTCTACCCTCATGATATCAGCAACGTCCTCAAACTCTACCTTCGCCAG CTCCCAGAGCCCCTCATTCTTTTCCGATACTATAATGACTTCATCGGATTGGCCAAAGAGAGTCAGAGTATTATTGTTGACGAAGTAGAGGCGTCAAGAGGAAGTCCCACCTCCGACAGCCCGCAGATCAGCGTAGAGCTCAACCGGGTCCTCTTCAAGATTAAAGACCTGCTGCGTCAGCTTCCTCCAGCCCACTACAAAACCCTGCAGTTCCTGATTCAGCACTTGCACAG GGTGTCAGAAAGGGCGGATGAGAACAAGATGACTGCCAGTAATCTGGGCATCATCTTTGGGCCCACACTGATCAAGCCCCGACAGGCCGATGCAGAGGTCTCTCTGTCCTCTCTGGTGGATTACCCCTACCAGGCCCTGATCGTGGAGCTTTTGATCCGCCATTATGAGATGATCTTCGATACTCCTCTGAGTCCTCTTCCCCCTTCCTCCCCTGTAGCAGAGAGCTCTCCGCTTCCCTTCAAATCACGCTTCACCTCACAGGAGAAGGAACAACAGCTTAGCCGACATTCAAAGTCCCTGGTGGACATTAAGGAG CAGCAACAACCAAAGGCTAAGACATATAAAAGACATTCCTCTGTAATACCTTCTATGCACCTGATGGATGAGGTGAAAGAAGTGAAGATAAGATCTGACAAAGACTTCACTGCAG TTGGCGATACAGTGGACATCAACAGGCACCTCTCGTCAAGCGTTCCTGAAATGCGGAACTCGCCCGGCCTCAGCCGCCGCAACCACGTCTCCAGAGTTCAGCTTCGGCCTCCGAGACCCAAGCTGGCCTCTCGACCTATCAGCATGCCAGCCGAACGGCTCCTCAACCTCGCCAAGGTGGACGAATGTAACGTGAAGAACTCCGTAGAGCAGGATGACAACCACAGTCGTGATCCCGTCATTGAGGAGGTGTCCGAAGAGGAGAAGCCCAAGTCCAGAGCGGGAAACCATTACAGGAAATCTTACATCGATACGCAGACCCTACGGCGGACATGGGACAAGCAGTATAAGCATCACGAAATCACTCCAAAGACCTTCATGATCACAACTACCTGTCCTTCTGATTCCGGGACCAATGATGCCAACGTTCATACTTCTTCTCTCACGTCATCGTCTTTCTCAGAACACACCAAATCCGCCAGCACTGCTCTTGCTAACAGACCCTACACCATTGCTGTGAGGCCTGGACGGACTTTACGTAGGGAAGGAAACGTTAGTGAGTACTGCCCTGTTCCCACAGCCTTCAGGCCTCCTAGAACTCTGCAACCTCCTCCTGGAACGTTCTACAAACCTCCAGGTAGCAAAACCAAATCGTTAACGGAGGTCGAGCGTAAGTCTAGTAGAGCAATTGCAAACAGCACCGAGGAAGAAGAAGACGATGACGAcgatgatgaggaggaggaagggTTTGGGGTGGAAGTCTCGGTTGATGAGCCCGAGCCGGATTTGGACCCGGAACCATCACCAGAGCTGGATGCCCGCAATACAAGCCCACTTCCGCTCCCCCAGTCTCCCAGCTCCAGCCCGGAGGAACTCGGACAAAACGAGACCAAACCAGTGTACCAGAGACTCAGATCACACCGTATGCAGGATCTCGAACACAGGGAGGCACATTTTGTTTGA
- the arhgap29a gene encoding rho GTPase-activating protein 29 isoform X4, which yields MGSVVVGVNFKEVNEDNKQTLFSEIYTSIDTLAFTFGNVVSDFLMGDVENGSASGLPQARRSRSFENLTVESGGCGPEKDDPPGPSPPARVEEMDGALLRSDSGVESALLYAKAWSKYTKELLAWVDKRLNMDIECAKSYAKMAESAKALASQQEHMPFRDIYISAFKNDIEYSHLIMQTTAALQSNKFMQPLQARKNELDKLRKEVKEQWQREQKKMHEADSALKKARLLQAQRQEEYEKARCSTNRVEEEQIGTGKQLEKRRKLEEEALQKAEEAQEHYKHCITDVGVKRVDLANTKSEILTQIRELVFQCDLTLKAVTVNWFQMQQAQVVSLPVNFQSLCENAKLYEPGLCYTEFVKSLPSDRTRVDSFSFDISGTQNTGLPLSKRVMNSGHSSQVHLSQVSLTPGDFLSADDVESHVQARTGKMTDGRSNSTTDIQALRIQGPFRVWRTSSQGGGMCSDSESAGGSSESRSMDSPTASPGDFKRRLPRTPSTGTMSSADDLDEREPPSPSDNGLSEMVTEAASSPGPFRNTQMSKAAQTHKLRKLRAPSKCRECDSLVVFHGAECEECSLACHKKCLETLAIQCGHKKLQGKLHLFAIDFAQAARNSPDGIPFIIKKCTSEIENRALNIKGIYRVNGAKSRVEKLCQAFENGKDLVELSDLYPHDISNVLKLYLRQLPEPLILFRYYNDFIGLAKESQSIIVDEVEASRGSPTSDSPQISVELNRVLFKIKDLLRQLPPAHYKTLQFLIQHLHRVSERADENKMTASNLGIIFGPTLIKPRQADAEVSLSSLVDYPYQALIVELLIRHYEMIFDTPLSPLPPSSPVAESSPLPFKSRFTSQEKEQQLSRHSKSLVDIKEQQQPKAKTYKRHSSVIPSMHLMDEVKEVKIRSDKDFTAVGDTVDINRHLSSSVPEMRNSPGLSRRNHVSRVQLRPPRPKLASRPISMPAERLLNLAKVDECNVKNSVEQDDNHSRDPVIEEVSEEEKPKSRAGNHYRKSYIDTQTLRRTWDKQYKHHEITPKTFMITTTCPSDSGTNDANVHTSSLTSSSFSEHTKSASTALANRPYTIAVRPGRTLRREGNVSEYCPVPTAFRPPRTLQPPPGTFYKPPGSKTKSLTEVERKSSRAIANSTEEEEDDDDDDEEEEGFGVEVSVDEPEPDLDPEPSPELDARNTSPLPLPQSPSSSPEELGQNETKPVYQRLRSHRMQDLEHREAHFV from the exons ATGGGAAGTGTAGTGGTCG GTGTGAACTTCAAGGAAGTGAATGAAGACAATAAGCAGACGCTCTTTTCCGAGATCTACACTTCCATAGATACATTGGCCTTCACGTTTGGCAATGT AGTGTCTGACTTCCTTATGGGAGATGTAGAGAATGGCTCAGCCTCGGGGCTTCCTCAGGCCCGCAGGAGCAGG TCTTTTGAAAACCTGACGGTGGAGTCCGGAGGATGTGGACCGGAAAAAGATGACCCTCCAG GTCCCTCTCCGCCCGCGCGGGTGGAGGAGATGGATGGAGCTTTGCTCCGGAGTGACAGCGGGGTTGAGTCCGCCCTGCTCTATGCCAAAGCCTGGTCGAAATACACCAAGGAACTCCTGGCCTGGGTGGACAAACGTCTTAATATGG ACATTGAGTGTGCAAAGAGCTATGCTAAGATGGCTGAATCTGCAAAGGCGCTGGCGTCTCAACAG GAACACATGCCATTCCGGGATATTTACATCTCTGCCTTCAAGAATGATATTGAATACAGCCATTTGATCATGCAAACCACAGCTGCGCTACAGTCCAACAAATTCATGCAG CCTCTGCAAGCTCGAAAAAATGAGCTCGATAAGTTGAGGAAGGAGGTGAAGGAACAATGGCAGAGAGAGCAGAAGAAAATG CATGAAGCAGACAGTGCGCTGAAGAAGGCCCGGCTCCTGCAGGCTCAGAGGCAGGAAGAGTACGAGAAAGCCCGCTGCTCAACCAATCGAGTGGAGGAGGAACAGATCGGAACAGGAAAACAGCTGGAGAAGAGACGCAAACTAGAGGAGGAGGCTCTGCAGAAG GCAGAGGAAGCCCAAGAACATTACAAGCATTGCATTACAGATGTCGGGGTGAAGAGAGTGGACCTGGCCAACACCAAGAGCGAGATTCTTACTCAGATACGAGAGCTTGTGTTTCAGTGCGACCTGACCCTGAAAGCA GTGACGGTGAACTGGTTTCAGATGCAGCAGGCCCAGGTGGTGTCCCTTCCTGTGAACTTCCAGTCACTATGCGAGAACGCTAAACTGTACGAGCCGGGTCTGTGTTACACTGAATTTGTGAAGAGTCTGCCTTCAGACAGGACCAGAGTGGATTCATTCTCCTTTGACATCTCTGGGACACAGAACACAGG GTTGCCCCTCTCAAAGCGAGTGATGAATAGCGGTCATTCATCCCAAGTTCACTTGTCCCAGGTGTCTCTCACACCTGGAGACTTCCTGAGTGCCGACGACGTGGAGAGTCACGTCCAAGCACGCACTGGAAAGATGACGGATGGACGCTCCAACAGCACTACAGATATTCAAG CTCTGAGGATCCAGGGTCCGTTCCGGGTCTGGAGGACCAGCAGTCAGGGTGGAGGCATGTGCAGTGACTCTGAGAGCGCTGGAGGAAGCAGCGAATCTCGCTCTATGGACTCTCCTACAGCAAGCCCAG GTGATTTTAAGAGAAGGCTTCCCAGAACCCCATCCACCGGCACCATGTCTTCAGCAGATGATCTGGATGAGAGAGAACCGCCATCTCCTTCAGATAATG GCTTGAGTGAAATGGTTACGGAGGCAGCCAGCTCTCCTGGGCCTTTTCGCAACACGCAGATGTCTAAAGCGGCACAGACGCACAAGCTGAGGAAGCTCCGTGCTCCATCGAAGTGCCGGGAGTGTGATAGTCTTGTAGTATTTCATGGTGCTGAATGCGAGGAG TGTTCTCTCGCTTGTCATAAGAAGTGTTTGGAGACTCTAGCCATCCAGTGTGGGCATAAGAAGCTACAGGGAAAACTCCATCTCTTTGCTATCGACTTTGCTCAGGCAGCCAGGAACAGTCCAGATGGAATCCCCTTCATCATCAAAAAATGCACCTCAGAGATCGAAAACAGGGCTCTTAATATCAAG ggaATTTATCGTGTTAACGGTGCCAAATCACGGGTGGAGAAGCTTTGTCAGGCCTTTGAGAACGGGAAAGATCTGGTAGAGCTTTCGGATCTCTACCCTCATGATATCAGCAACGTCCTCAAACTCTACCTTCGCCAG CTCCCAGAGCCCCTCATTCTTTTCCGATACTATAATGACTTCATCGGATTGGCCAAAGAGAGTCAGAGTATTATTGTTGACGAAGTAGAGGCGTCAAGAGGAAGTCCCACCTCCGACAGCCCGCAGATCAGCGTAGAGCTCAACCGGGTCCTCTTCAAGATTAAAGACCTGCTGCGTCAGCTTCCTCCAGCCCACTACAAAACCCTGCAGTTCCTGATTCAGCACTTGCACAG GGTGTCAGAAAGGGCGGATGAGAACAAGATGACTGCCAGTAATCTGGGCATCATCTTTGGGCCCACACTGATCAAGCCCCGACAGGCCGATGCAGAGGTCTCTCTGTCCTCTCTGGTGGATTACCCCTACCAGGCCCTGATCGTGGAGCTTTTGATCCGCCATTATGAGATGATCTTCGATACTCCTCTGAGTCCTCTTCCCCCTTCCTCCCCTGTAGCAGAGAGCTCTCCGCTTCCCTTCAAATCACGCTTCACCTCACAGGAGAAGGAACAACAGCTTAGCCGACATTCAAAGTCCCTGGTGGACATTAAGGAG CAGCAACAACCAAAGGCTAAGACATATAAAAGACATTCCTCTGTAATACCTTCTATGCACCTGATGGATGAGGTGAAAGAAGTGAAGATAAGATCTGACAAAGACTTCACTGCAG TTGGCGATACAGTGGACATCAACAGGCACCTCTCGTCAAGCGTTCCTGAAATGCGGAACTCGCCCGGCCTCAGCCGCCGCAACCACGTCTCCAGAGTTCAGCTTCGGCCTCCGAGACCCAAGCTGGCCTCTCGACCTATCAGCATGCCAGCCGAACGGCTCCTCAACCTCGCCAAGGTGGACGAATGTAACGTGAAGAACTCCGTAGAGCAGGATGACAACCACAGTCGTGATCCCGTCATTGAGGAGGTGTCCGAAGAGGAGAAGCCCAAGTCCAGAGCGGGAAACCATTACAGGAAATCTTACATCGATACGCAGACCCTACGGCGGACATGGGACAAGCAGTATAAGCATCACGAAATCACTCCAAAGACCTTCATGATCACAACTACCTGTCCTTCTGATTCCGGGACCAATGATGCCAACGTTCATACTTCTTCTCTCACGTCATCGTCTTTCTCAGAACACACCAAATCCGCCAGCACTGCTCTTGCTAACAGACCCTACACCATTGCTGTGAGGCCTGGACGGACTTTACGTAGGGAAGGAAACGTTAGTGAGTACTGCCCTGTTCCCACAGCCTTCAGGCCTCCTAGAACTCTGCAACCTCCTCCTGGAACGTTCTACAAACCTCCAGGTAGCAAAACCAAATCGTTAACGGAGGTCGAGCGTAAGTCTAGTAGAGCAATTGCAAACAGCACCGAGGAAGAAGAAGACGATGACGAcgatgatgaggaggaggaagggTTTGGGGTGGAAGTCTCGGTTGATGAGCCCGAGCCGGATTTGGACCCGGAACCATCACCAGAGCTGGATGCCCGCAATACAAGCCCACTTCCGCTCCCCCAGTCTCCCAGCTCCAGCCCGGAGGAACTCGGACAAAACGAGACCAAACCAGTGTACCAGAGACTCAGATCACACCGTATGCAGGATCTCGAACACAGGGAGGCACATTTTGTTTGA
- the arhgap29a gene encoding rho GTPase-activating protein 29 isoform X5 → MGDVENGSASGLPQARRSRSFENLTVESGGCGPEKDDPPGPSPPARVEEMDGALLRSDSGVESALLYAKAWSKYTKELLAWVDKRLNMDIECAKSYAKMAESAKALASQQEHMPFRDIYISAFKNDIEYSHLIMQTTAALQSNKFMQPLQARKNELDKLRKEVKEQWQREQKKMHEADSALKKARLLQAQRQEEYEKARCSTNRVEEEQIGTGKQLEKRRKLEEEALQKAEEAQEHYKHCITDVGVKRVDLANTKSEILTQIRELVFQCDLTLKAVTVNWFQMQQAQVVSLPVNFQSLCENAKLYEPGLCYTEFVKSLPSDRTRVDSFSFDISGTQNTGLPLSKRVMNSGHSSQVHLSQVSLTPGDFLSADDVESHVQARTGKMTDGRSNSTTDIQALRIQGPFRVWRTSSQGGGMCSDSESAGGSSESRSMDSPTASPGDFKRRLPRTPSTGTMSSADDLDEREPPSPSDNGLSEMVTEAASSPGPFRNTQMSKAAQTHKLRKLRAPSKCRECDSLVVFHGAECEECSLACHKKCLETLAIQCGHKKLQGKLHLFAIDFAQAARNSPDGIPFIIKKCTSEIENRALNIKGIYRVNGAKSRVEKLCQAFENGKDLVELSDLYPHDISNVLKLYLRQLPEPLILFRYYNDFIGLAKESQSIIVDEVEASRGSPTSDSPQISVELNRVLFKIKDLLRQLPPAHYKTLQFLIQHLHRVSERADENKMTASNLGIIFGPTLIKPRQADAEVSLSSLVDYPYQALIVELLIRHYEMIFDTPLSPLPPSSPVAESSPLPFKSRFTSQEKEQQLSRHSKSLVDIKEQQQPKAKTYKRHSSVIPSMHLMDEVKEVKIRSDKDFTAVGDTVDINRHLSSSVPEMRNSPGLSRRNHVSRVQLRPPRPKLASRPISMPAERLLNLAKVDECNVKNSVEQDDNHSRDPVIEEVSEEEKPKSRAGNHYRKSYIDTQTLRRTWDKQYKHHEITPKTFMITTTCPSDSGTNDANVHTSSLTSSSFSEHTKSASTALANRPYTIAVRPGRTLRREGNVSEYCPVPTAFRPPRTLQPPPGTFYKPPGSKTKSLTEVERKSSRAIANSTEEEEDDDDDDEEEEGFGVEVSVDEPEPDLDPEPSPELDARNTSPLPLPQSPSSSPEELGQNETKPVYQRLRSHRMQDLEHREAHFV, encoded by the exons ATGGGAGATGTAGAGAATGGCTCAGCCTCGGGGCTTCCTCAGGCCCGCAGGAGCAGG TCTTTTGAAAACCTGACGGTGGAGTCCGGAGGATGTGGACCGGAAAAAGATGACCCTCCAG GTCCCTCTCCGCCCGCGCGGGTGGAGGAGATGGATGGAGCTTTGCTCCGGAGTGACAGCGGGGTTGAGTCCGCCCTGCTCTATGCCAAAGCCTGGTCGAAATACACCAAGGAACTCCTGGCCTGGGTGGACAAACGTCTTAATATGG ACATTGAGTGTGCAAAGAGCTATGCTAAGATGGCTGAATCTGCAAAGGCGCTGGCGTCTCAACAG GAACACATGCCATTCCGGGATATTTACATCTCTGCCTTCAAGAATGATATTGAATACAGCCATTTGATCATGCAAACCACAGCTGCGCTACAGTCCAACAAATTCATGCAG CCTCTGCAAGCTCGAAAAAATGAGCTCGATAAGTTGAGGAAGGAGGTGAAGGAACAATGGCAGAGAGAGCAGAAGAAAATG CATGAAGCAGACAGTGCGCTGAAGAAGGCCCGGCTCCTGCAGGCTCAGAGGCAGGAAGAGTACGAGAAAGCCCGCTGCTCAACCAATCGAGTGGAGGAGGAACAGATCGGAACAGGAAAACAGCTGGAGAAGAGACGCAAACTAGAGGAGGAGGCTCTGCAGAAG GCAGAGGAAGCCCAAGAACATTACAAGCATTGCATTACAGATGTCGGGGTGAAGAGAGTGGACCTGGCCAACACCAAGAGCGAGATTCTTACTCAGATACGAGAGCTTGTGTTTCAGTGCGACCTGACCCTGAAAGCA GTGACGGTGAACTGGTTTCAGATGCAGCAGGCCCAGGTGGTGTCCCTTCCTGTGAACTTCCAGTCACTATGCGAGAACGCTAAACTGTACGAGCCGGGTCTGTGTTACACTGAATTTGTGAAGAGTCTGCCTTCAGACAGGACCAGAGTGGATTCATTCTCCTTTGACATCTCTGGGACACAGAACACAGG GTTGCCCCTCTCAAAGCGAGTGATGAATAGCGGTCATTCATCCCAAGTTCACTTGTCCCAGGTGTCTCTCACACCTGGAGACTTCCTGAGTGCCGACGACGTGGAGAGTCACGTCCAAGCACGCACTGGAAAGATGACGGATGGACGCTCCAACAGCACTACAGATATTCAAG CTCTGAGGATCCAGGGTCCGTTCCGGGTCTGGAGGACCAGCAGTCAGGGTGGAGGCATGTGCAGTGACTCTGAGAGCGCTGGAGGAAGCAGCGAATCTCGCTCTATGGACTCTCCTACAGCAAGCCCAG GTGATTTTAAGAGAAGGCTTCCCAGAACCCCATCCACCGGCACCATGTCTTCAGCAGATGATCTGGATGAGAGAGAACCGCCATCTCCTTCAGATAATG GCTTGAGTGAAATGGTTACGGAGGCAGCCAGCTCTCCTGGGCCTTTTCGCAACACGCAGATGTCTAAAGCGGCACAGACGCACAAGCTGAGGAAGCTCCGTGCTCCATCGAAGTGCCGGGAGTGTGATAGTCTTGTAGTATTTCATGGTGCTGAATGCGAGGAG TGTTCTCTCGCTTGTCATAAGAAGTGTTTGGAGACTCTAGCCATCCAGTGTGGGCATAAGAAGCTACAGGGAAAACTCCATCTCTTTGCTATCGACTTTGCTCAGGCAGCCAGGAACAGTCCAGATGGAATCCCCTTCATCATCAAAAAATGCACCTCAGAGATCGAAAACAGGGCTCTTAATATCAAG ggaATTTATCGTGTTAACGGTGCCAAATCACGGGTGGAGAAGCTTTGTCAGGCCTTTGAGAACGGGAAAGATCTGGTAGAGCTTTCGGATCTCTACCCTCATGATATCAGCAACGTCCTCAAACTCTACCTTCGCCAG CTCCCAGAGCCCCTCATTCTTTTCCGATACTATAATGACTTCATCGGATTGGCCAAAGAGAGTCAGAGTATTATTGTTGACGAAGTAGAGGCGTCAAGAGGAAGTCCCACCTCCGACAGCCCGCAGATCAGCGTAGAGCTCAACCGGGTCCTCTTCAAGATTAAAGACCTGCTGCGTCAGCTTCCTCCAGCCCACTACAAAACCCTGCAGTTCCTGATTCAGCACTTGCACAG GGTGTCAGAAAGGGCGGATGAGAACAAGATGACTGCCAGTAATCTGGGCATCATCTTTGGGCCCACACTGATCAAGCCCCGACAGGCCGATGCAGAGGTCTCTCTGTCCTCTCTGGTGGATTACCCCTACCAGGCCCTGATCGTGGAGCTTTTGATCCGCCATTATGAGATGATCTTCGATACTCCTCTGAGTCCTCTTCCCCCTTCCTCCCCTGTAGCAGAGAGCTCTCCGCTTCCCTTCAAATCACGCTTCACCTCACAGGAGAAGGAACAACAGCTTAGCCGACATTCAAAGTCCCTGGTGGACATTAAGGAG CAGCAACAACCAAAGGCTAAGACATATAAAAGACATTCCTCTGTAATACCTTCTATGCACCTGATGGATGAGGTGAAAGAAGTGAAGATAAGATCTGACAAAGACTTCACTGCAG TTGGCGATACAGTGGACATCAACAGGCACCTCTCGTCAAGCGTTCCTGAAATGCGGAACTCGCCCGGCCTCAGCCGCCGCAACCACGTCTCCAGAGTTCAGCTTCGGCCTCCGAGACCCAAGCTGGCCTCTCGACCTATCAGCATGCCAGCCGAACGGCTCCTCAACCTCGCCAAGGTGGACGAATGTAACGTGAAGAACTCCGTAGAGCAGGATGACAACCACAGTCGTGATCCCGTCATTGAGGAGGTGTCCGAAGAGGAGAAGCCCAAGTCCAGAGCGGGAAACCATTACAGGAAATCTTACATCGATACGCAGACCCTACGGCGGACATGGGACAAGCAGTATAAGCATCACGAAATCACTCCAAAGACCTTCATGATCACAACTACCTGTCCTTCTGATTCCGGGACCAATGATGCCAACGTTCATACTTCTTCTCTCACGTCATCGTCTTTCTCAGAACACACCAAATCCGCCAGCACTGCTCTTGCTAACAGACCCTACACCATTGCTGTGAGGCCTGGACGGACTTTACGTAGGGAAGGAAACGTTAGTGAGTACTGCCCTGTTCCCACAGCCTTCAGGCCTCCTAGAACTCTGCAACCTCCTCCTGGAACGTTCTACAAACCTCCAGGTAGCAAAACCAAATCGTTAACGGAGGTCGAGCGTAAGTCTAGTAGAGCAATTGCAAACAGCACCGAGGAAGAAGAAGACGATGACGAcgatgatgaggaggaggaagggTTTGGGGTGGAAGTCTCGGTTGATGAGCCCGAGCCGGATTTGGACCCGGAACCATCACCAGAGCTGGATGCCCGCAATACAAGCCCACTTCCGCTCCCCCAGTCTCCCAGCTCCAGCCCGGAGGAACTCGGACAAAACGAGACCAAACCAGTGTACCAGAGACTCAGATCACACCGTATGCAGGATCTCGAACACAGGGAGGCACATTTTGTTTGA